The DNA segment CCGTGGATTTTGTGGACATTGCCGGTCTTGTGGCCGGAGCCAGCAAGGGAGAAGGGCTTGGGAATAAATTTCTCGGAAATATCCGGGAAACCCAGGCGATTCTGCATGTTGTCCGCTGTTTTGATAACGACGATGTGATTCATGTGGCCAATTCCGTTGACCCTCTGCGTGATATTGAAATCATCGAGACCGAACTCATCCTCGCGGATGTTCAGGTTCTCGAGAATCGTCTTGAGCGTATGCAGAAGATGCTTAAGGGAGATAAGAGCCTGGCACCGAAGATTGATGCCGCTCAAAAATTGATGGCTCACATGAATGAAGGTCTGCCCGCTGCGACATTCGGTGAAGAACTGAAGGGATTGGACGATCTGCTTGCTGAGTTGCACCTTATCACAGCCAAAAATGTTATCTACTGCGCCAATGTCGATGAAGACGGTCTGGCCGAGGATAACGCCTATGTCACCTCAGTTCGTGCACTGGCAGAAGAACGTGGTGGCGAGTTTGTCAAGATCTCAGCTCGGATGGAAGAAGAGTTGGTTGGCCTTGAAGACGAAGAGTATATGGAATTTATGGAGTCCTACGGGATCGAGGAATCCGGTTTGGACCAGATCATTCGGACCGGCTTCAAGTCCCTCGGCCTCATCAGCTATTTTACTGCCGGAGTTAAGGAGGTCCGTGCCTGGACCATCCATGACGGCGACAAGGCTCCTCAAGCGGCAGGTGTCATTCATACTGACTTCGAGCGGGGTTTCATTCGGGCTGAAGTCATTGGGTATGATCATTATGTCGAGCACGGTTCAGAAGCCAAATGCCGTTCCGTCGGAGTGCTGCGTGTGGAAGGCAAGGAATATATCATGAAAGACGGTGACGTGGTTCACTTCCTCTTCAACGTCTAAGAGAGACTGTACCCGCATAAATCATTTGAGCGGTTTTGCGATGGGGAAAAATATTGAGACGCATTTCCAAGCATGGGATGCGTCTCTTTTTTTATCTGATTTCAGGCGTTTTTTTGCTGCCGATTTGAAATGGTCAGCACTGGCATGCATGAAAAAACCGAAACCGGGCGCTTTTTAGACGCACGATTCCGGCTTGTTTGTCAGGGGACGCTGTTTCGGTGCGGCTAGTCGTCAAAGTCCCCTTTGGGACCTTTGTCGGTATCGATTTCAGCTGCTTTGGCTTTGATTTTTTCTTCAGTCCATTCAGCGGGGTCTTCTATACGTTCAGCTTTGGGGCCGAG comes from the Pseudodesulfovibrio piezophilus C1TLV30 genome and includes:
- the ychF gene encoding redox-regulated ATPase YchF; protein product: MSLSIGIVGLPNVGKSTLFNALTKAQNAESANYAFCTIEPNKAVVPVPDPRIDVLAGLVNPQRVQHSTVDFVDIAGLVAGASKGEGLGNKFLGNIRETQAILHVVRCFDNDDVIHVANSVDPLRDIEIIETELILADVQVLENRLERMQKMLKGDKSLAPKIDAAQKLMAHMNEGLPAATFGEELKGLDDLLAELHLITAKNVIYCANVDEDGLAEDNAYVTSVRALAEERGGEFVKISARMEEELVGLEDEEYMEFMESYGIEESGLDQIIRTGFKSLGLISYFTAGVKEVRAWTIHDGDKAPQAAGVIHTDFERGFIRAEVIGYDHYVEHGSEAKCRSVGVLRVEGKEYIMKDGDVVHFLFNV